In Salmo trutta chromosome 24, fSalTru1.1, whole genome shotgun sequence, the DNA window TGAAAAGTGCCATATAAGTCTGTTGTGGTGTTCTGATTATTATAATGATCATAATGATGATgaatgtaattattattattgggTAGAATGcatctgtcacatctgctcctgctacgccctctgGTGGTCGtccggtgtctccttgacctACAGTTCTttccctgtactctctctctcccgctccctctctatttaattgtgtggttggagacaggtgtgctggaatcagagcagatccctaccagctgcaactcatccataaatcaagacctctacatgTACCCattcctgccacttccactctgctagatcgtaatctctgctcagtcagttatTATTCTAGCCTTTTGTCTTTTCTCAAGATCCTGTTGCTCTGCTGTGCTTGTTTCCCTGGCTTACGCCATTTTTTGTCCTCTCCTTGCAGTAccgctctgtctctggctcctgtCTACTGTTCCACAACTCACCACCAACCACCTTGCTCTGGATTTCACTCCCCACCAttaccttggattcccctcaggacctgtttCCCTGTTCTGCTCAGGCAACTCCAAACTCACTCTACACTCCTGTTTTTTTTGCACTCATCTGAGCTACCCCGGTTCTGCACTTCATATTTCTCTGTGTTCAATAAACATTTTGGTGCATTCCTCCCGGCTTCCTCTTCTGAGTCCGCTCTTGGGTTCCCCCCCTTCACTCCTCGTAACAACATCATGCATGTTAATGTCTAAAGTGGAAGGACAGTTCTGTATCAGCTACTTTCAATATGTGCCAACCACACTGTTAGTTCTTGTTTCCACACACTGCTAGTCAGTTGATTTACTGTACAAGTCCTTTCcacttcactctgtaagtacgTGTGACAATATCTTATAACATTGTGTTTAATTTGATGTTTTTAGTAATAAACCATATATTGTGATAATGATAGGGTTGTTGGCCTTAACGCTATGGTCAGAATtagggggggaaaaaatatttagagcaatacatatacactgctcaaaaaaagaaagggaacacttaaacaacacatcctagatctgaatgaaataaataatcttattaaatactttttttctttacatagttgaatgtgttgacaacaaaatcacacaaaaataatcaatggaaatccaatttatcaatccatggaggtctggatttggagtcacactaaaaattaaagtggaaaaccacactacaggctgatccaactttgatgtaatgtccttaaaacaagtcaaaatgaggctcagtagtgtgtggcctccacgtgcctgtatgacctccctacaatgcctgggcatgttcctgatgaggtggcggatggtctcctgagggatctcctcccagacctggactaaagcatctgccaactcctggacagtctgtggtgcaacgtggtgttggtggatggagcgagacatgatgtcccagatgtgctcaattggattcaggtctggagaacgggcgggccagtccatagcatcaatgccttcctcttgcaggaactgctgacacactccagccacatgaggtctagcattgtcttgcattaggaggaacccagggccaaccgcaccagtatatggtctcacaaggggtctgaggatctcatctcggtacctaatggcagtcaggctacctctggcgagcacatggaggtctgtgcggccctccaaagaaatgccaccccacaccatgactgacccaccgccaaaccggtcatgctggaggatgttgcaggcagcagaacgttctccacggcgtctccagactctgtcacgtctgtcacgtgctcagtgtgaacctgctttcatctgtgaagagcacagggcgccagtggcgaatttgccaatcttggtgttctctggcaaatgccaaacgtcctgcacagtgttgggctgtaagcacaacccccacctgtggacgtcgggccctcataccaccctcatggagtctgtttctgaccgtttgagcagacacatgcacatttgtggcctgctggaggtcattttgcagggctctggcagtgcttctcctgctcctccttgcacaaaggcggaggtagcggtcctgctgctgggttgttgccctcctacggcctcctccatgtttcctgatgtactggcctgtctcctggtagcgcctccatgctctggacactacgctgacagacacagcaaaccttcttgccacagctcgcattgatgtgccatcctggatgagctgcactacctgagacacttgtgtgggttgtagactccgtctcatgctaccactagagtgaaagcaccgccagcattcaaaagtgaccaaaacatcagccaggaagcataggaactgagaagtggtctgtggtcaccacctgcagaaccactcctttattgggggtgtcttgcttattgcctataatttccacctgttgtctattccatttgcacaacagcatgtgaaatgtattgtcaatcagtgttgcttcctaagtggacagtttgatttcacagaagtgtgattgacttgaagttacattgtgttgtttaagtgttccctttatttttttgagcagtgtataataccGTTGTGTGCTAAGTATCAAGTGTAGTTATTCAACAGTTATAAAGTGTGTTTTAGTTGTCTACCGTTCTGTTTGTAAGACTGCATGGAGATGCAACAATGGCAttgagaacagcaggaagtgtgttgATGGTGTTTATCTGGTCTGAGACAGGTATGGGCTCATTCATAACCTTTCAGTAACCATCCTTTTCCTATCCTTTGCTATTCAATCTATAGACATTTCTAAACAAttctaacaattcacaataaGTTGCTTCTCAATGTTCATTTGGTGTAAATTATTCATTTCCTTGTTAATATTTAGATTTGCTCTTCacacctcacatacagtatatgcttGTGGTTTCCATTCGCTCATCTCTCCACAACTGTGGAACAAATTGGGTGTAGGCCACGGGCTTCTTTAATGGTTCTTTAGTTTCCCTGTGATGTGTGACTGTGTTGCAGTGGTTCTGGGTCAGAATGGCTGAAGGGTGACTTACAACACTCAGAATATCTGTGCCTTGAAGAGGTCAACAGTGAATCTGACCTGCTCTTACACGTATCCCAGAGGTCATACAGTCACAGAGACATCATGGTTCTATAGATGGTCTGTTGTGAAACCTCAGAATGATGATCGTGTGGAGTACTATGGGGACAGAGTGAATGACtgcaccctgagaatcacagacctgagagagagcgaCTCAGCTGAGTACTGGTTCACATTCGAGACTCAGATCCTACAAGGTCATGTCTTTCAAAGTGTGAGAAGTGAGAGCTATTCTGGCAGTCCTGGAGCCAGGCTGTCCGTCACAGGTACACTATTTTGTAATGCTTTATCAGTTACATTCAAGTCTTTGGAAATCTGTTTTAATTTGACATTATACAGTCCATTAGGAATGACAGTCTGTATATAATATGGACGTCTTATTTCATTTGATTACAATGGTTGTTGGGTAAGTTGATAAGGTTATGTTTGTTTTTAATCACAGGCCTGAAGGCAAAATGTCAAACTATAGTGACAGAGGGACAGGCTGTGACACTGACCTGcagcaccacctgtactctgactgacaaccccaaccccacctacatctggaaCAAGAACAGACAACGTCTCACAAACCCAAATACCAAAATAACTAGCTGTacctagacccagtcagcagtgAGGATACAGGCAGATACTCCTGCGCTGTAAACGGCCATGAAAATCCCCCCTCTGCTGAACAGACTCTCGCTGTCAGATGTGAGTACAATAAATATATTATAATCTAACTGTAATTTAATTATAGTCTTATATTTTGGGTACACTGTGTGTTCATTTGTATGTCATTCCCAACACCAGATGGCCCAAAGAGTATCAGTCAGTCCTTCTGGTaaaatagtggagggcagttcagtgactctgacctgcagcagtgatgccaacccacctgtggacaaatacacctggtacaagaagaatGTAACCTCACCAAAAGCATCAGGGCAGAGTTACAGCATCACTAACATCAGCTCTGAGGACAGTGGAGAATACTACTGTGGGGATGAGAATACGATTGGAGCCCAGATATCTACACCTCAATTGATCATTGTAGCCAGTAAGATGTGTTTTTATTTAAAATTTCAAGTTACActatcagataacattcatatcaTTCTTTATGCTTTAGGGAAACAAGCTTCTGTGAAGAATGCATCTGTAGGAATCATAGTGGTTgttctggttctcatcctctgtctctctgtcctcatgTGGTTCAGGTCAGTGTGAATAATTTACCTCTCCTTTTTACATTCTGTTTTTTATAATTGATCTTGATTGATTTGAattgattcattcattcatctGTTCATTCATTCTTTCATTAACAAAACAGGAAGAAGGCCTCCAAATCCATCTCCGACacaagagacagaagagacacaGTAGAGAATGGACAGGTGAGTGTTGGAATCAGTTGTCTGAGAACTACAGTGGTCTGTGAAGAGATGGATTCAATGACTGTGGTATTACTTTATTTTTCAACCCTCATgttgtctgtcctctctcctcatcagCAAGACTCTAGTCCTGTGTATGACAACGTCTCAGGCATGGCCATGACCCATACTGCAGCACCGACAGTGGACACAGACAACCAGGATAGCGTTCACTACGCCAGCATCCAACACAGAAACCAGGAAGTGCCTGAATACTCCACTGCCCAACCGTCTCAACCCCAAAAACAGGAGGAGGATGTCCAGTACGCTGCTGTGAAATATAACCACAACAGTGCTGTTGACATGCCAGTAGAGaccactgtggtacagtacacTGGAAACACCAGGTTTTAGTGTAGCTGGTGAGACATACAAAAGTAAAGAGAAATAAGCCAATTGTTATGGACGAATTATAGGGATATTTTCCAACTATTCTTCTTGTATAATATGTTTGCTCCAAAAATGCATTTCTTGTAAAGACCTTCACTGACGTTTTGGTTGTTAGGAAGAGGCCTCATGAAGACAGGACGTCAGCTCTGCATCCCAATTTTAGTCCCTCAGTACTTCTAGTTGGTGTCAACCTCAGACATCACATTATTCTGTTTCACACTGTCAGTAGGTCCCCTGccaaacctctctctcttcaccttgtATCACTTGATAATATATTATACTGAACCATACCATGTTCTAGTttattagatatttttgcaatatGAACGCTTGCTTCTGaacatcatttaaaaaatgtCCATTTGGTGTGTGgtttcatacattttgttttgttcagCATTGCTGATTCCatataaatgttttaataaagACTGTTTAAAAAAGTATAGTTGAGTACGTAGAGAAGACCAGGATATGTTGTTGGCCTGGGTCCCAATACTCAATGTTATAGTCATGGTCCTGAGAACAGAGACCAGGATATGTTGTTGGCCTGGGTCCCAATACTCAATGTTATAGTCATGGTCCTGAGAACAGAGACCAGGATATGTTGTTGGCCTGGGTCCCAATATTCAATGTTATAGTCATGGTCCTGAGAACAGAGACCAGGATATGTTGTTGGCCTGGGTCCCAATACTCAATGTTATAGTCATGGTCCTGAGAATaaaacaggtttaaaacaatCAACTGAGAAACACGTGTCTTACAGTGCTACACATCTGCTATAAGTGCTTTTTTTCAATAGAAGTATCAGGATTAGTTATTCACCAGTTATAAAGTATGTTTTAGTTGTTTATCTTCatgtttctaagactgcagggtgggagatgcaacaaCGGCCTTGAGAACAGCAGGAAGCGTGTTGGTGGTCTTTCTCTGAATGAGGCAGGTATGGCCTCATTCATAATGTTTCAGTAAACATTTTTCTCCTATGCTTTGCTATTCAATCTATAGACATTTTTAATAAAGGACAGTTGTTTCTCTATTTTTCTGGCATGTTCACATTTAAGAGCTGTTCTTCACAGATGCACTAGTGGTTTCCATAACTCTCTCAGCAACTGTAAAACTAACTGAGTCAGAGGGATCAGAGGGATGCTTGTCTGTGGTTACTTTTCTCACTCAACTCTGCAACTACGGTAAACAAGTGTGGACAAACTTTACTGTCAGTATGAGCCGACAGGTTTGTGCTTAATTTAATGTCCTtatattgtgtgtttgtgtttcagtgGTACTGGGTCAGGATGGCTATAGTGTGACTTACACTACTCAGAGTATCTTTACcgtgaaggggtcaacagtggatCTATCCTGCTCTTACACACATCCCAGAGGTCACACAGTCATAAAAGCATCATGGTCCTATAGATGGTCTGGTGTGAAACCTGAGAATGGTGGTCATTCAGAGTCCTGTGGGGATAGAGTGAGTCACTCCACCCTGATAATCACAAACCTGAGAGAGTGTGACCGAGTACAGGTAAAAACATTTGAGATTCAAATACAACGATATTTCATTTCAAGCTCCACTATATGATAATGTGTATTCATATCATACACCTTTTCGTTTAACCTTTAGGGAAACAGACCTCAGTTATGACTTCAGCTGTAGGAATCACAGATTCTCATACTCCGTCtctctggattcacctggttcaGGTGAGAATCTAAGACTTTCATTTCACGTTATCATTTGGATTTAATAACTTGATTCTTCATTCAtttgttcacgtataaaacaggAAGAAGGCCTCCAAATCCAACTCTGCACAAGGCACACAGCAGATAATGGACAGGAGGGTTAAGATCATATAGTATTTGATTAATTAAAGCTCCAGCAGCACTACACCTCCACACATGGTGACATtcatttactacatcactacaccctggttacacctccacacctggtgacattcatttactacatcactacaccctggttacacctccacacctggtgacattaatttactacatcactacaccctggttacacctccacacctggtgacattcatttactacatcactacaccctggttacacctccacacctggtgacattcatttactacatcactacaccctggttacacctccacacctggtgacattcatttactacatcactacaccctggttacacctccacctccacacctggtgacattaatttactccatcactacaccctggttgcacctccacacctggtgacattcaTTTActccatcactacaccctggttacacctccacacctggtgacattaatttactccATCACTACACCCtagttacacctccacacctggtgacattcaTTTActccatcactacaccctggttacacctccacacctggtgacattcaTTTActccatcactacaccctggttacacctccacacctggtgacattcaTTTActccatcactacaccctggttacacctccacacctggtgacattcatttactacatcactacaccctggttacacctccacctccacacctggtgacattaatttactccatcactacaccctggttgcacctccacacctggtgacattcaTTTActccatcactacaccctggttacacctcca includes these proteins:
- the LOC115160857 gene encoding B-cell receptor CD22-like isoform X1: MKIPPLLNRLSLSDMAQRVSVSPSGKIVEGSSVTLTCSSDANPPVDKYTWYKKNVTSPKASGQSYSITNISSEDSGEYYCGDENTIGAQISTPQLIIVASKMCFYLKFQVTLSDNIHIILYALGKQASVKNASVGIIVVVLVLILCLSVLMWFRKKASKSISDTRDRRDTVENGQQDSSPVYDNVSGMAMTHTAAPTVDTDNQDSVHYASIQHRNQEVPEYSTAQPSQPQKQEEDVQYAAVKYNHNSAVDMPVETTVVQYTGNTRF
- the LOC115160857 gene encoding B-cell receptor CD22-like isoform X2, whose amino-acid sequence is MKIPPLLNRLSLSDMAQRVSVSPSGKIVEGSSVTLTCSSDANPPVDKYTWYKKNVTSPKASGQSYSITNISSEDSGEYYCGDENTIGAQISTPQLIIVARKQASVKNASVGIIVVVLVLILCLSVLMWFRKKASKSISDTRDRRDTVENGQQDSSPVYDNVSGMAMTHTAAPTVDTDNQDSVHYASIQHRNQEVPEYSTAQPSQPQKQEEDVQYAAVKYNHNSAVDMPVETTVVQYTGNTRF
- the LOC115160857 gene encoding B-cell receptor CD22-like isoform X3; this translates as MKIPPLLNRLSLSDMAQRVSVSPSGKIVEGSSVTLTCSSDANPPVDKYTWYKKNVTSPKASGQSYSITNISSEDSGEYYWKQASVKNASVGIIVVVLVLILCLSVLMWFRKKASKSISDTRDRRDTVENGQQDSSPVYDNVSGMAMTHTAAPTVDTDNQDSVHYASIQHRNQEVPEYSTAQPSQPQKQEEDVQYAAVKYNHNSAVDMPVETTVVQYTGNTRF